AGTAACAATGTAATGTCATGCCAGTTCTGAAGGAGACTTCTTGATCTGTGTCCATTTAAACCTAATGAAGAATATCCATATAAGGATATCCCTGAACcccaaatataaaaatagtgtttgggtgggtggtgcatgtcatCCACATGATACCAGAACCTTGATTTTCCTCACAGGACATTGCATTGCTACAAGATCAATGTTATTCAATCACCTGTTAGTCATGGCTCATCAGTGTATCTGTATATGTCCATTTGCTTATATCACACAGTTCAATCCTTTAATCCTGAAGTGGTAACttgtttgtgatgtgtattcaaCACTGAAACACGCTGACTGATCTATGTCCAGTCCTCAATCGTCACTTCACACGTAGTTCTTGATGGCGTAGctgctgtgtgtgggtgtccTGGCTAGTGTGTACCCACTGGTGGGGAACCTGGCCCTCTGTGGGGGGCAGCTTGTGCACAGAATGGCTCCTCCTAAGAACAGCAGCCCAGAAGTTACGAAGCCTATATAAATGGCCGCTCCAAGCTCCCTCTTCAGCACCTCAGGGACTCGTGGGTTGTGAAAGTCACTGATGATGGAGTTGGCTGTCCAGGAAACTGCAACTATAGTGGTGAGGGCTCCCAGACAGAAGGTGGCGCCTGAACTCAGCACTAAGCGAGCCTTGATCCTGGGGTGGCTCAGGCAGTTGGTGCAGCGTGCtcccaggaggaagatgaggaatCCCAAACATCCCAGCACCAGGCTGATGCAGATGAGGCCTCGAGCTGCCTGGAGGTCCGGTGACAGGTCCAGCAGGGCATCATAGAGCTTACACTGCATCTGACCCGTGTACTCACTGACACAAGTCATCCACAGACCCTCCCAGAACACCTGCATGACCACCAGGTGGGTGCCGATGAATGCAGTCACCTTCCACATGGGCAGAGCGCAGATCAGGATGGTCCCAGCAACGCCTATCATGGAGAGGCTGATACCCAGCTCCTGCAGAGCCATGGGGCACAGTGAAGACTCTCACACACcctgagagacacagagggaggagaggaacaTAACATCTTAGTGTTAATCAGAATGGActgatgtaatcttccttttATCACATcctgaaatgttaaatatgttgCTCTGTGATATGTTTCAGTGATTAATACAAAACTGAAATGTGTTCCTCTGTATCAGGTCATCATGTTAATGTGTggcttttcatttcaacatACAACAAGGGAACATGTCAGCTGTGGAAACAAAGGCTGTAATAAGAAAATATACAGATACACCAAACAGAAGTGATAACAGTAACCCCAGAGATATTTTTCCATAAAGCTGAAGTTGTTTCCTGTAATTGGAGTCATTAGATAAGAATTTAAGGAATTTCTAGCCATGGAGGCAAAGGGCCACTAGGGAGCAGTGTGCCACAATGACAAACTCTGTGAATAGGTTTGAACTCTTACTTTCAAATAGCTGTTTGTTGAGGCTCAAATCCAGCGTTTTTGTATAgtcaattaatttatttttcaacagtgATTTGTAACAGTTTTAAAAGGCTCAAACTACATCCAGGAAATGACCTCT
This is a stretch of genomic DNA from Pagrus major chromosome 2, Pma_NU_1.0. It encodes these proteins:
- the LOC141008623 gene encoding claudin-4-like, translated to MALQELGISLSMIGVAGTILICALPMWKVTAFIGTHLVVMQVFWEGLWMTCVSEYTGQMQCKLYDALLDLSPDLQAARGLICISLVLGCLGFLIFLLGARCTNCLSHPRIKARLVLSSGATFCLGALTTIVAVSWTANSIISDFHNPRVPEVLKRELGAAIYIGFVTSGLLFLGGAILCTSCPPQRARFPTSGYTLARTPTHSSYAIKNYV